The following proteins come from a genomic window of Microbacterium lemovicicum:
- the dapE gene encoding succinyl-diaminopimelate desuccinylase, which produces MPVLDLSASSVDLTRAICDIPSVSGDEVTLADAIDAAIRPLSHLTLHRDGDTIIARTDLGRAQRVVIAGHIDTVPVNGNLPTRDVVIDGEPHLWGRGTVDMKAGVAVQLKLAAELVSPRVDITWMWYDHEEVDADLNGLTRLSRTRPDLFAGDFAILGEPSGGEVEGGCNGNLRAIVRTHGVRAHSARSWIGENAIHRAAPILARLAEYRPRDVTVEGLTYREGLNAVRIGGGVAGNVIPDLCEVEVNYRFAPSRDAAEASRHVRSVFEGFDVEIVDLAEGARPGLDAPLAQEFVAAVGAVPRPKYGWTDVARFSALGVPAVNYGPGDPHLAHHDEERVPLAQIEAVERGLRSWLTAP; this is translated from the coding sequence ATGCCGGTGCTCGATCTGTCCGCGTCCTCCGTCGACCTCACCCGGGCGATCTGCGACATCCCGAGCGTGTCCGGAGACGAGGTCACCCTCGCCGACGCGATCGACGCGGCGATCCGGCCGCTGAGCCACCTCACGCTGCACCGCGACGGCGACACGATCATCGCCCGGACCGACCTCGGGCGTGCGCAGCGCGTGGTCATCGCCGGCCACATCGACACCGTGCCGGTGAACGGCAACCTCCCCACGCGCGACGTCGTCATCGACGGAGAGCCGCACCTGTGGGGCCGCGGAACCGTCGACATGAAGGCCGGCGTCGCGGTGCAGCTCAAGCTCGCCGCCGAGCTGGTCTCGCCGCGGGTCGACATCACCTGGATGTGGTACGACCACGAGGAGGTCGACGCCGACCTGAACGGGCTCACGCGCCTGTCGCGCACGCGCCCCGATCTGTTCGCGGGCGACTTCGCCATCCTCGGCGAGCCGTCCGGCGGCGAGGTCGAGGGCGGCTGCAACGGCAACCTCCGCGCCATCGTGCGCACGCACGGCGTGCGGGCGCACAGCGCGCGGTCGTGGATCGGCGAGAACGCGATCCACCGCGCGGCCCCGATCCTCGCGCGGCTCGCCGAGTACCGCCCACGCGATGTCACCGTCGAAGGGCTCACCTACCGTGAGGGCCTCAACGCCGTGCGGATCGGCGGAGGGGTGGCCGGCAACGTCATCCCCGACCTCTGCGAAGTCGAGGTCAACTACAGGTTCGCGCCGAGCCGTGACGCCGCAGAGGCGAGCCGTCACGTCCGGTCCGTCTTCGAGGGGTTCGACGTGGAGATCGTCGACCTGGCGGAGGGGGCGCGTCCGGGGCTCGACGCGCCGCTCGCCCAGGAGTTCGTGGCCGCGGTCGGCGCCGTCCCCCGGCCCAAGTACGGCTGGACCGACGTCGCCCGCTTCAGCGCCCTCGGCGTGCCCGCCGTGAACTACGGACCCGGTGACCCGCACCTCGCGCACCACGACGAGGAGCGGGTGCCGCTCGCGCAGATCGAGGCGGTCGAGCGCGGACTGCGGTCGTGGCTGACAGCACCCTGA
- a CDS encoding histidinol dehydrogenase yields the protein MSSLWPRLVTWVIALVVGVVYGLAGTIAQSFSVGVLPVGLVLAIIGSAALLAAVRLLTGDRWSTLLVGLGIMTATLVFSGAGPGGSVIVPQPPEGTIGTGIIWTIAVPVLVAVVVAWPDLSAARDSGAPSAARSEDARPN from the coding sequence ATGAGCTCGCTGTGGCCCCGCCTCGTCACCTGGGTGATCGCGCTCGTGGTGGGCGTGGTCTACGGCCTGGCCGGCACGATCGCGCAGAGCTTCTCGGTAGGTGTCCTTCCGGTGGGCCTGGTGCTCGCGATCATCGGCAGCGCCGCTCTCCTCGCCGCGGTGCGCCTGCTCACCGGCGACCGCTGGTCGACCCTGCTCGTGGGCCTCGGCATCATGACGGCGACGCTCGTCTTCTCGGGCGCGGGACCGGGCGGGTCGGTCATCGTGCCGCAGCCGCCCGAGGGCACCATCGGCACCGGCATCATCTGGACCATCGCGGTGCCGGTGCTCGTCGCGGTCGTCGTGGCGTGGCCCGATCTCTCCGCCGCGCGGGACTCCGGCGCGCCCTCCGCCGCGCGGAGCGAGGACGCCCGACCGAACTAG
- the dapC gene encoding succinyldiaminopimelate transaminase produces the protein MAVTDLADYPWDAMAPYAARARAHADGIVDLSIGSPVDPTPALIADALTRATDAHSYPQTVGTPALREAIAAWYARRRGVPGLTPDNVLPTIGSKELVALLPLLLGLGDGDIVVHPRAAYPTYEVGARLVGATSVAADDPDHWPEGTRLVWVNSPGNPDGAVRDAADLSRAVARARELGAVIASDECYAELGWDEPWTDAATPSILDPAVVGGDLRGVLSVYSLSKQSNLAGYRAAFLAGDAELAARLVAARKHLGLMAPGPVQAAMIAALGDDEHVRAQKALYRARRDVLKPALEAAGFRIDRSEAGLYLWATEGRDAWESVEQMAGLGILVGPGHFYGPHFPQHIRLSLTATDERVRAAAARLAA, from the coding sequence ATGGCGGTCACCGATCTGGCCGATTACCCCTGGGACGCGATGGCGCCCTACGCGGCCCGCGCACGCGCGCACGCCGACGGCATCGTCGACCTGTCGATCGGGTCTCCGGTCGACCCGACGCCGGCCCTCATCGCCGACGCGCTCACCCGTGCCACGGACGCGCACTCCTACCCTCAGACCGTGGGCACTCCCGCGTTGCGCGAGGCGATCGCCGCCTGGTACGCGCGCCGGCGTGGCGTGCCGGGGCTGACGCCGGATAATGTCCTGCCCACGATCGGCTCCAAGGAGCTCGTCGCGCTGCTGCCGCTGCTGCTGGGTCTCGGCGACGGCGACATCGTCGTGCACCCGCGCGCGGCCTACCCGACGTACGAGGTCGGCGCCCGCCTCGTCGGCGCGACTTCCGTCGCCGCCGACGACCCGGACCACTGGCCCGAGGGCACGCGGCTCGTGTGGGTCAACTCGCCCGGCAACCCCGACGGCGCGGTGCGCGATGCCGCCGACCTCTCCCGCGCGGTCGCCCGGGCACGGGAGCTCGGTGCGGTGATCGCGTCCGACGAGTGCTACGCCGAGCTGGGCTGGGACGAGCCGTGGACGGATGCCGCGACCCCCAGCATCCTGGATCCCGCCGTCGTCGGCGGCGACCTGCGCGGAGTCCTGTCGGTCTACTCGCTCTCGAAGCAGTCCAACCTCGCCGGCTACCGCGCGGCGTTCCTCGCCGGCGACGCGGAGCTGGCCGCACGACTGGTCGCCGCCCGCAAGCACCTCGGGCTGATGGCGCCCGGCCCGGTTCAGGCGGCCATGATCGCGGCGCTCGGCGACGACGAGCACGTCCGGGCACAGAAGGCGCTGTACCGGGCCCGACGCGACGTGCTGAAGCCCGCACTCGAGGCCGCGGGCTTCCGGATCGACCGCAGCGAGGCCGGCCTCTACCTCTGGGCGACTGAGGGCCGGGACGCGTGGGAGAGCGTCGAGCAGATGGCCGGGCTCGGCATCCTCGTCGGCCCCGGGCACTTCTACGGACCCCACTTTCCGCAGCACATCCGTCTGTCTCTCACCGCGACCGACGAGCGCGTCCGTGCCGCGGCTGCGCGCCTCGCGGCCTGA
- a CDS encoding AzlD domain-containing protein, whose protein sequence is MTLWTAVLLSAIICVALKTLGYLVPPRVLEAPRPSRIADLLTVALLAALVGVQALAVGQDVVVDARVPALLIAAGLLLVRAPFLVVVAAAAASAALLRLWGWAA, encoded by the coding sequence ATGACGCTGTGGACCGCCGTGCTGCTCTCGGCGATCATCTGCGTGGCGCTCAAGACGCTCGGCTACCTCGTTCCGCCGCGCGTGCTGGAGGCGCCGCGGCCGTCGCGCATCGCCGACCTGCTCACCGTCGCGCTGCTGGCCGCCCTCGTCGGCGTGCAGGCTCTCGCCGTCGGTCAGGACGTGGTGGTCGACGCCCGCGTGCCGGCGCTGCTGATCGCCGCGGGACTGCTGCTCGTGCGGGCGCCGTTCCTCGTGGTGGTCGCGGCGGCCGCGGCATCCGCCGCCCTTCTGCGGCTCTGGGGCTGGGCGGCCTGA
- a CDS encoding DUF2200 domain-containing protein, protein MERIFAMPVSRVYPLYVQKVERKGRTRAEVDEVTQWLTGYSQDEIDAHLSADTTFRDFFAQARLNPAASLITGVICGVRVQEIEDPLMQRIRYLDKLVDEVAKGKAMERILRS, encoded by the coding sequence ATGGAGCGCATCTTCGCCATGCCGGTGTCCCGTGTCTATCCGCTCTACGTGCAGAAGGTCGAGCGCAAAGGGCGCACGCGTGCGGAGGTCGACGAGGTCACGCAGTGGCTGACCGGCTACTCGCAGGACGAGATCGACGCGCACCTGTCGGCCGACACGACGTTCCGCGACTTCTTCGCGCAGGCGCGGCTGAACCCCGCGGCATCCCTGATCACCGGCGTCATCTGCGGCGTGCGCGTGCAGGAGATCGAGGATCCCCTGATGCAGCGGATCCGCTACCTCGACAAGCTCGTCGACGAGGTGGCGAAGGGGAAGGCGATGGAGAGGATCCTCAGATCCTGA
- the dapD gene encoding 2,3,4,5-tetrahydropyridine-2,6-dicarboxylate N-succinyltransferase produces MTGQRWIWGFGLATTAADGTVLDTWFPQPQHGGLPLGFDPALPPAELDRFAVPDPRRAVTVDVVALEIDVDAAPTSTPDAYLRLHALSHRLVEPGGIDLTGIFGHLPNVAWTSAGPMHPDDATRLRPFLQRDGLQIQGLDKFPRLLDYVTPPGVRIADASRVRLGAYLSPGTTVMHEGFVNFNAGTLGASMVEGRISQGVVVGDGSDIGGGASIMGTLSGGGTHRISVGERTLLGANAGIGISLGDDCIVEAGLYVTAGSKVVLADEPPTADGRRPSVKGAELSGRDGMLLRRNSLSGAIEAVRRAGAGVTLNEALHA; encoded by the coding sequence ATGACCGGACAGCGATGGATCTGGGGCTTCGGCCTCGCGACGACGGCCGCCGACGGGACCGTGCTCGACACGTGGTTCCCCCAGCCGCAGCACGGCGGGCTGCCCCTCGGCTTCGACCCCGCGCTGCCCCCCGCCGAACTCGACCGCTTCGCCGTCCCCGACCCGCGACGCGCCGTGACCGTCGACGTGGTGGCACTGGAGATCGACGTGGATGCCGCGCCCACCTCCACCCCCGACGCGTACCTGCGCCTGCACGCACTGTCGCACCGGCTGGTGGAGCCGGGCGGGATCGACCTCACCGGCATCTTCGGCCATCTGCCGAACGTCGCCTGGACCAGTGCCGGACCGATGCATCCCGACGACGCCACCCGCCTCCGGCCCTTCCTCCAGCGCGACGGGCTCCAGATCCAAGGCCTGGACAAGTTCCCGCGGCTGCTGGACTACGTGACCCCGCCGGGCGTGCGCATCGCCGACGCCTCGCGCGTCCGTCTCGGCGCCTACCTCTCCCCCGGCACGACCGTCATGCACGAGGGCTTCGTCAACTTCAACGCCGGCACCCTGGGCGCCTCGATGGTCGAAGGGCGCATCTCGCAAGGTGTGGTGGTCGGCGACGGCAGCGACATCGGCGGCGGCGCGTCGATCATGGGCACGCTGTCGGGCGGCGGCACGCATCGGATCTCGGTCGGTGAGCGCACGCTGCTGGGCGCGAACGCCGGCATCGGCATCTCCCTCGGCGACGACTGCATCGTGGAGGCGGGCCTGTACGTGACCGCCGGCTCCAAGGTGGTGCTGGCCGACGAGCCGCCCACGGCCGACGGACGGCGCCCCTCCGTCAAGGGCGCAGAGCTGTCGGGCCGCGACGGCATGCTGCTCCGCCGCAACTCGCTCAGCGGAGCGATCGAGGCGGTCCGCCGTGCGGGCGCCGGAGTGACGCTCAACGAGGCGCTGCACGCCTGA
- the fdxA gene encoding ferredoxin produces the protein MTYVIALPCVDVKDRACIDECPVDCIYEGDRMLYIHPDECVDCGACEPVCPVEAIYYEDDLPEEWADYYKANVEWFEDVGSPGGAAKVGVIHKDHPVVTAVPPQGS, from the coding sequence GTGACCTACGTGATCGCCCTCCCGTGCGTCGATGTGAAGGACCGTGCCTGCATCGACGAATGCCCCGTCGACTGCATCTACGAGGGTGACCGGATGCTGTACATCCACCCCGACGAGTGCGTCGACTGCGGTGCCTGCGAACCCGTCTGTCCGGTCGAGGCCATCTACTACGAGGACGACCTCCCCGAGGAGTGGGCGGACTACTACAAGGCGAACGTCGAGTGGTTCGAGGACGTGGGGTCCCCGGGCGGCGCCGCGAAGGTCGGCGTGATCCACAAGGACCACCCCGTCGTCACCGCGGTTCCTCCCCAGGGCTCGTGA
- a CDS encoding citrate synthase, which translates to MNDAGTPKDTSTPAEAAPTTARLTIGDRTAEFPVLTGTDGIPSVDISTFTRQTGHTTLDYGFVNTSATKSAVTFIDGDKGILRYRGYPIEQLAQNSSYLEVAWLLLYGELPTVDELGQFDERIRRHTLLHEDLKRFFPALPHTAHPMSVLSSAVSALSTYYENQSDPHNPEHVELNTVRMLAKLPVIAAYAHKKSVGQAFLYPDNSLSFVDNFLKLNFGVLSEVYEVNPVMSRALERLLILHEDHEQNASTSTVRLVGSTGANQFSSISAGINALYGPLHGGANEAVLEMLGRIRDSGESVQRFVERVKNKEDGVKLMGFGHRVYKNYDPRAKLVKESADEVLEALGISDPLLDLAKELEQIALEDDYFKERRLYPNVDFYTGVIYKAMGFPTRMFTVLFAIGRLPGWLAQWREAINDPQTKIGRPQQLYTGAPARDYPGLSS; encoded by the coding sequence GTGAACGACGCGGGCACCCCCAAGGACACGTCCACTCCGGCAGAGGCGGCGCCGACGACGGCCAGGCTCACGATCGGGGATCGGACCGCCGAGTTCCCGGTGCTCACCGGCACGGACGGCATCCCGAGTGTCGACATCTCGACGTTCACGCGCCAGACCGGCCACACGACGCTGGACTACGGGTTCGTGAACACCTCGGCGACGAAGTCGGCCGTCACCTTCATCGACGGCGACAAGGGCATCCTGCGCTATCGCGGCTATCCGATCGAGCAGCTCGCCCAGAACAGCAGCTACCTCGAGGTGGCCTGGCTCCTTCTCTACGGCGAGCTCCCGACGGTCGACGAGCTCGGTCAGTTCGACGAGCGGATCCGCCGTCACACGCTGCTGCACGAAGACCTCAAGCGCTTCTTCCCCGCCCTTCCGCACACGGCGCACCCCATGTCGGTGCTGTCGTCGGCCGTCTCGGCGCTCTCCACCTACTACGAGAACCAGTCCGACCCGCACAACCCCGAGCACGTCGAGCTGAACACGGTGCGGATGCTCGCGAAGCTCCCCGTGATCGCCGCCTACGCGCACAAGAAGAGCGTCGGGCAGGCCTTCCTGTACCCCGACAACTCGCTGAGCTTCGTCGACAACTTCCTCAAGCTGAACTTCGGTGTGCTGTCCGAGGTGTACGAGGTGAACCCGGTCATGTCGCGCGCCCTGGAGCGCCTGCTCATCCTGCACGAGGACCACGAGCAGAACGCGTCCACCTCGACGGTGCGGCTCGTCGGCTCCACCGGCGCCAACCAGTTCTCCTCGATCTCCGCGGGCATCAACGCCCTGTACGGACCGCTGCACGGCGGCGCGAACGAGGCCGTCCTCGAGATGCTCGGGCGCATCCGCGACTCCGGCGAGAGCGTGCAGCGCTTCGTCGAGCGGGTCAAGAACAAGGAGGACGGGGTGAAGCTCATGGGCTTCGGACACCGCGTCTACAAGAACTACGACCCGCGGGCGAAGCTCGTCAAGGAGTCCGCCGACGAGGTGCTCGAGGCGCTGGGCATCAGCGACCCGCTGCTGGACCTCGCCAAGGAGCTCGAGCAGATCGCCCTGGAGGACGACTACTTCAAGGAGCGTCGTCTCTACCCGAACGTCGACTTCTACACCGGCGTGATCTACAAGGCGATGGGCTTCCCGACGCGCATGTTCACGGTGCTGTTCGCCATCGGCCGTCTGCCGGGCTGGCTGGCGCAGTGGCGCGAGGCGATCAACGACCCGCAGACGAAGATCGGGCGCCCGCAGCAGCTGTACACGGGTGCGCCGGCGCGCGACTACCCCGGTCTGTCCTCCTGA
- the ddaH gene encoding dimethylargininase codes for MPRVLVRRPSPRLADGELTHLDRVAVDPDLAARQWAGYVDVFRSRGWEVLEVDPADDQPDGVFVEDAIIVFGDLALLCRAGAESRRGEAVTVRVAAAAAGLPLSTITAPGTLDGGDVLKVGRTVFVGASSRTNADGIAQLRAVVEPAGWEVVEIPVSRVLHLKSGVTALPDGTVIGFAPLVDDPALFPEFLAVPEEHGTAVVVLDERTVLMSSDAPRTRDLLHDRGLEVVTVDVSEFEKLEGCVTCLSVRLRE; via the coding sequence ATGCCCCGCGTTCTCGTCCGCCGACCGTCGCCCCGCCTCGCCGACGGCGAGCTGACGCACCTCGACCGCGTGGCGGTCGACCCCGACCTCGCGGCGCGCCAATGGGCGGGCTACGTCGACGTCTTCCGCTCCCGCGGGTGGGAGGTGCTGGAGGTCGATCCCGCCGACGATCAGCCCGACGGCGTCTTCGTGGAGGATGCGATCATCGTCTTCGGCGACCTCGCCCTGCTGTGCCGGGCGGGAGCGGAGTCGCGGCGCGGCGAGGCCGTCACCGTGCGCGTGGCGGCCGCAGCAGCCGGACTCCCGCTCTCGACGATCACCGCCCCGGGAACGCTCGACGGCGGCGACGTGCTGAAGGTCGGCCGCACCGTCTTCGTCGGCGCGTCGTCGCGGACCAACGCCGACGGCATCGCGCAGCTGCGCGCCGTCGTGGAGCCGGCGGGGTGGGAGGTCGTCGAGATCCCGGTCTCGCGCGTGCTGCACCTCAAGTCGGGCGTGACCGCTCTGCCGGACGGCACGGTGATCGGGTTCGCACCCCTCGTCGACGATCCGGCGCTGTTCCCGGAGTTCCTCGCGGTGCCCGAGGAGCACGGCACGGCGGTCGTCGTGCTCGACGAGCGCACGGTGCTGATGTCGTCGGACGCTCCGCGCACACGCGACCTCCTGCACGATCGCGGGCTCGAGGTCGTGACGGTGGACGTCAGCGAGTTCGAGAAGCTCGAGGGCTGCGTGACCTGCCTGTCGGTGCGGCTGCGGGAGTGA
- a CDS encoding O-methyltransferase: protein MGDHDADRRFAAEATIEPDHITRARAHALELGAAPVSAPVGAQIAVIAAVSNALNIVEIGTGAGVSGLWLLHGSPRATLTTIDNEPEHLAVARGAFADAKIPAARARFITGRASDVLPRMNEASYDIVLVDADPAGVMDYVEHALRLVRVGGTVLVPRVLGGGAVADPVRRDAITTAYRTLIHETQASPAVIGALSIVGEGLLQLTTVPDRTS, encoded by the coding sequence ATGGGTGATCACGACGCGGACCGCAGATTCGCCGCCGAGGCGACGATCGAGCCCGACCACATCACCCGTGCGCGCGCGCACGCACTAGAGCTCGGCGCGGCGCCCGTCAGCGCCCCCGTGGGTGCGCAGATCGCCGTGATCGCTGCGGTCTCGAACGCGCTGAACATCGTCGAGATCGGCACCGGCGCCGGCGTCTCCGGCCTGTGGCTGCTGCACGGGTCGCCCCGGGCGACGCTCACCACCATCGACAATGAGCCCGAGCACCTCGCCGTCGCCCGTGGCGCCTTCGCCGACGCGAAGATCCCGGCCGCGCGCGCCCGCTTCATCACCGGACGGGCATCGGATGTCCTCCCGCGCATGAACGAGGCGTCCTACGACATCGTGCTCGTCGACGCCGACCCGGCGGGCGTGATGGACTACGTCGAGCACGCCCTGCGCCTCGTGCGTGTCGGCGGCACGGTGCTCGTCCCCCGCGTCCTCGGCGGCGGCGCCGTCGCCGACCCGGTGCGCCGCGACGCGATCACGACCGCGTACCGCACCCTGATCCATGAGACCCAGGCCTCGCCCGCCGTCATCGGCGCGCTGTCGATCGTCGGCGAGGGCCTGCTGCAGCTCACCACCGTGCCCGACCGCACCTCCTGA
- a CDS encoding AzlC family ABC transporter permease, with amino-acid sequence MAAEPPVVPDPGRAESRAWRDGIGVALATSAYGISFGALSVASGLDVWQTCVLSLLMFTGGSQFAFVGVIGAGGLAAAPAAIASASLLGVRNIAYGMRMSPVIGRGFWRRAAAAQFTIDESTAVSLAQDSPRARTIGFWVTGLGIYAGWNLSTLAGALLGDVLGDPKAYGLDAAAAAAFLALLWPRLRALQPIAVGVAAAVLAVVLTPVLMPGLPVIVAALVAVVVGWFNWLGRRDRPAEPDDVPELGGLP; translated from the coding sequence GTGGCCGCCGAACCCCCCGTCGTCCCCGATCCCGGTCGGGCGGAGAGCCGTGCGTGGCGCGACGGGATCGGCGTCGCCCTCGCGACGAGCGCCTACGGGATCTCGTTCGGCGCGCTGAGCGTGGCCTCCGGCCTCGACGTGTGGCAGACCTGCGTGCTCAGCCTGCTGATGTTCACCGGTGGATCGCAGTTCGCGTTCGTCGGCGTCATCGGCGCCGGCGGGCTCGCCGCGGCTCCCGCCGCCATCGCGTCGGCCTCGCTGCTCGGGGTGCGCAACATCGCCTACGGCATGCGGATGTCACCGGTGATCGGCCGCGGCTTCTGGCGGCGGGCAGCCGCGGCGCAGTTCACGATCGACGAGTCGACGGCGGTCTCGCTCGCGCAGGACTCCCCGCGCGCGCGGACGATCGGCTTCTGGGTCACCGGCCTCGGCATCTACGCGGGCTGGAACCTGTCGACCCTCGCCGGGGCGCTGCTGGGCGACGTGCTGGGGGACCCGAAGGCGTACGGATTGGATGCCGCGGCCGCCGCCGCATTCCTGGCGCTGCTGTGGCCGCGGCTGCGCGCCCTCCAGCCGATCGCGGTCGGCGTGGCCGCCGCCGTCCTGGCCGTCGTGCTCACCCCGGTGCTGATGCCCGGTCTGCCGGTGATCGTCGCCGCCCTCGTGGCCGTGGTCGTCGGCTGGTTCAACTGGCTCGGCCGCAGGGATCGTCCCGCGGAGCCCGACGACGTCCCCGAGCTCGGGGGACTGCCATGA
- a CDS encoding Mrp/NBP35 family ATP-binding protein, with protein sequence MSDAEDVRRRVGAVSDPELRRPLEELGMVRGVEVAGDLARVAIALTIVGCPAATRIEADVRAAAASAPGISRVEVEVGVMSPEERKALTERLRGGRAAREMPFGPDSLTRVIAVTSGKGGVGKSTVTANLAVALAQRGLSVGLVDADVHGFSIPGLLGLVGPDGLPPSPTRIDDLMLPPVAYDVKTISIGMFLRRSTDGPLGAVAWRGPMLHRTVQQFLTDVFFGDLDVLLLDMPPGTGDVAISVGQLLPHAEVLVVTTPQSAASDVAIRSALVARQTGQRVIGVVENMAAMTLPDGSTLDLFGAGGGAEVAERLSTPEEEVPLLASIPLSTALRADGDAGTPVVAASASDPAALAVTALAERIATMPRGLSGRSLTVRPR encoded by the coding sequence GTGAGCGACGCCGAAGACGTCCGGCGCCGTGTCGGCGCCGTCTCCGACCCCGAGCTCCGGCGTCCCCTCGAGGAGCTGGGCATGGTCCGCGGCGTCGAGGTGGCGGGCGATCTCGCCCGTGTCGCGATCGCCCTCACGATCGTCGGCTGCCCCGCGGCGACCCGGATCGAGGCGGACGTGCGTGCGGCCGCGGCATCCGCCCCCGGCATCTCCCGCGTCGAGGTCGAGGTCGGCGTGATGAGCCCCGAGGAGCGGAAGGCCCTCACCGAGCGCCTACGCGGAGGGCGTGCGGCGCGCGAGATGCCGTTCGGACCGGACTCCCTGACCCGCGTGATCGCCGTGACGAGCGGCAAGGGCGGCGTCGGCAAGTCGACCGTCACGGCGAACCTCGCCGTCGCGCTCGCGCAGCGGGGGCTCTCCGTCGGACTGGTCGACGCGGACGTCCACGGATTCTCCATTCCCGGGCTCCTGGGGCTCGTCGGCCCGGACGGCCTGCCGCCCTCGCCGACCCGGATCGACGACCTCATGCTGCCGCCGGTCGCCTACGACGTGAAGACGATCTCGATCGGCATGTTCCTGCGCCGCAGCACCGACGGCCCGCTCGGCGCCGTGGCGTGGCGCGGGCCGATGCTGCACCGCACCGTGCAGCAGTTCCTCACCGACGTCTTCTTCGGCGATCTGGACGTGCTGCTGCTGGACATGCCGCCGGGCACCGGCGACGTCGCCATCTCGGTCGGGCAGCTGCTCCCCCACGCCGAGGTCCTGGTGGTCACGACGCCGCAGTCGGCCGCGTCGGATGTCGCGATCCGCAGTGCTCTCGTCGCCAGGCAGACCGGTCAGCGCGTCATCGGCGTCGTCGAGAACATGGCGGCGATGACCCTCCCCGACGGCTCGACGCTCGATCTCTTCGGTGCGGGTGGGGGCGCGGAGGTCGCCGAGCGGCTGTCGACGCCGGAGGAGGAGGTCCCGCTGCTCGCGTCGATTCCCCTCAGCACGGCGCTGCGCGCCGACGGCGACGCGGGGACGCCGGTGGTCGCGGCATCCGCGTCGGATCCCGCCGCCCTCGCCGTCACGGCGCTGGCGGAGCGGATCGCGACGATGCCGCGCGGGCTGTCGGGCCGGAGCCTGACGGTGCGTCCGCGCTGA
- a CDS encoding DUF3117 domain-containing protein has translation MAAMKPRTGDGPMEAVKEGRLIIVRVPLEGGGRLVVSVNDAEAKELYDVLGGVVAPA, from the coding sequence ATGGCAGCGATGAAGCCGAGAACCGGAGACGGACCTATGGAGGCCGTGAAGGAGGGGCGCCTGATCATCGTGCGGGTGCCGCTCGAGGGTGGCGGTCGCCTCGTCGTATCCGTGAACGACGCCGAGGCCAAAGAGCTCTACGACGTGCTGGGTGGAGTCGTCGCACCCGCCTGA
- a CDS encoding Sec-independent protein translocase TatB has protein sequence MFFGLTIEKVLVIGVIAAILIGPERLPRYAEGLARFTTRAREFVKGARSRVKEEMGDDFDDVDWRKLDPRQYDPRRIIREALLDDAPVPTVTAASTAATMLAAGAAATALTPGQRAEAGPTPFDSEAT, from the coding sequence ATGTTCTTCGGCCTGACCATCGAGAAGGTTCTGGTGATCGGCGTCATCGCCGCGATCCTGATCGGTCCCGAGCGTCTGCCGCGCTACGCCGAGGGACTCGCCCGCTTCACCACCCGCGCACGGGAGTTCGTCAAGGGCGCGCGCTCCCGCGTCAAGGAGGAGATGGGCGACGACTTCGACGACGTCGACTGGCGCAAGCTCGACCCCCGGCAGTACGACCCGCGGCGCATCATCCGGGAGGCCCTCCTCGACGACGCACCCGTCCCGACCGTCACCGCCGCCTCGACCGCCGCGACGATGCTCGCCGCCGGGGCCGCTGCGACGGCGCTGACGCCCGGCCAGCGTGCCGAGGCGGGCCCGACCCCCTTCGACTCCGAAGCGACCTGA